The Deltaproteobacteria bacterium genome contains a region encoding:
- a CDS encoding isocitrate/isopropylmalate dehydrogenase family protein has protein sequence MKRVAVIEGDGAAPEAVRPSLTLIDKLGIDLEWVYPPVGDTGMAAHGSAFPPAARAIIDTADATLFGATSGASAAALFYLRWGKQTYANVRPIRYCVGFESPLARPAGIDFVIVRENLEDLYVGVEGDVTDLAPLKLQSVTSRRAVTEMAPGAFALKVITERGSERVARFACELARRRKSLGRPGRVTCATKHNMLPRSDGLFRAVAERVAKQYPDIEFESYIVDDFARRLVAEPTALDVVLLPNLYGDVLSDAAAGLIGGLGLAPSACYGDTYAYFEPAHGTAPDLAGQNAINPTATLLSASMMLGYLGYGDAARRLIVAIEQLYAERQIRTRDQGGTATTTEFCDALAEKLVH, from the coding sequence ATGAAGCGTGTTGCGGTGATCGAAGGCGACGGTGCCGCGCCCGAGGCGGTGCGGCCCAGTCTCACCCTGATCGACAAACTTGGGATCGACCTCGAATGGGTCTACCCGCCAGTCGGCGATACCGGCATGGCGGCGCACGGTTCGGCGTTTCCGCCCGCGGCGCGGGCGATCATCGACACTGCCGACGCCACGCTCTTCGGCGCCACCAGCGGGGCGAGCGCGGCGGCGCTGTTCTATCTGCGTTGGGGTAAACAGACGTACGCCAACGTGCGGCCGATCCGCTACTGCGTCGGCTTCGAGAGTCCGTTGGCGCGGCCGGCGGGGATCGACTTCGTCATCGTGCGCGAGAATCTCGAAGACCTCTACGTCGGCGTCGAGGGCGACGTGACGGATCTCGCGCCGCTGAAGCTGCAGAGCGTCACCTCACGCCGCGCGGTGACCGAGATGGCCCCAGGGGCGTTCGCGCTGAAAGTCATCACCGAGCGCGGCAGCGAGCGAGTGGCGCGTTTCGCCTGCGAGCTGGCGCGGCGGCGCAAGAGCCTCGGCCGTCCCGGCCGCGTCACCTGCGCCACCAAGCACAACATGCTGCCGCGCAGCGACGGCTTGTTTCGCGCCGTGGCTGAACGCGTCGCCAAGCAGTATCCCGACATCGAGTTCGAGAGCTACATCGTCGACGACTTCGCGCGCCGGCTGGTGGCCGAGCCGACCGCGCTCGATGTGGTGCTGCTGCCGAATCTGTACGGCGACGTGCTGTCCGACGCCGCGGCCGGCCTGATCGGCGGCCTCGGCCTGGCGCCGAGCGCTTGCTACGGGGATACATACGCCTACTTCGAGCCGGCGCACGGCACCGCTCCCGACCTCGCCGGCCAGAACGCGATCAATCCGACCGCGACACTGCTGTCGGCATCGATGATGCTCGGCTACCTGGGCTACGGCGACGCCGCGCGCCGCTTGATAGTGGCGATCGAACAACTCTATGCCGAGCGACAGATCCGGACGCGCGATCAAGGCGGCACCGCCACCACCACCGAGTTCTGCGACGCACTGGCGGAGAAGTTGGTGCACTGA
- a CDS encoding steroid 3-ketoacyl-CoA thiolase, with protein sequence MQEVYIIEAARSAIGKRKGGFAGLHPADLLGAVQRACVERAKIDPKEVGQLVGGCVSQVGEQSFNIARVAWLSQGFPMEIAATTVDSQCGSSQQATSLAAGMIGAGIEDVVLACGVEMMTRVPLGSNMTKGGSPLPPSYATHYAYASQFKGAEMIAKEYGITREDTDRFGLRSQTLANQAWMEGRFDREIAPIEAPVLDESGNPTGETRVVKRDEGLRQTSMEKLAALNAVEAGGIHTAGTSSQVSDGAAAVLLASPAAAKRLGLKPRARILTTTLVGVDPVTMLKGPIPATRKVLKQTGLSMHDIDTFEVNEAFASVVLAWMKEVEPNPERVNPSGGAIALGHPTGSTGARLITTALHELERTNRRYALIAMCCGGGLGTGTIIERM encoded by the coding sequence ATGCAAGAGGTCTACATCATCGAAGCCGCGCGCAGCGCGATCGGGAAACGCAAGGGCGGATTCGCTGGGTTGCATCCGGCGGACTTACTCGGTGCCGTGCAGCGCGCTTGTGTCGAACGCGCCAAGATCGATCCCAAAGAAGTCGGCCAACTCGTCGGTGGCTGTGTGTCGCAAGTCGGCGAGCAGTCGTTCAATATCGCGCGCGTCGCCTGGCTGTCGCAAGGTTTCCCGATGGAGATCGCCGCCACCACCGTCGACAGTCAGTGCGGATCGAGCCAGCAGGCGACTAGCCTCGCCGCCGGGATGATCGGCGCCGGCATCGAAGACGTCGTGCTCGCCTGCGGCGTTGAGATGATGACCCGCGTGCCGCTCGGCTCCAACATGACCAAAGGCGGATCGCCGCTGCCGCCGAGCTACGCGACGCACTACGCGTACGCGTCGCAGTTCAAAGGCGCCGAGATGATCGCCAAGGAGTACGGCATCACCCGAGAAGACACCGACCGCTTCGGCCTGCGCAGCCAGACGCTCGCCAATCAGGCGTGGATGGAAGGGCGGTTCGATCGCGAGATCGCGCCGATCGAAGCGCCCGTGCTCGACGAGAGCGGCAACCCGACCGGCGAGACGCGCGTGGTCAAGCGCGACGAAGGCTTGCGCCAAACCTCGATGGAGAAGTTGGCGGCGCTGAATGCGGTCGAGGCCGGCGGTATTCACACGGCGGGCACGTCGTCGCAAGTCTCCGACGGCGCCGCCGCGGTATTGTTGGCATCGCCCGCGGCGGCGAAGCGGCTCGGACTCAAACCACGCGCGCGCATCCTGACCACGACGCTGGTTGGCGTCGATCCGGTCACCATGTTGAAGGGACCGATCCCGGCGACGCGCAAAGTGTTGAAGCAGACAGGATTGTCGATGCACGACATCGATACGTTCGAAGTGAACGAAGCGTTCGCCTCGGTCGTGCTGGCGTGGATGAAGGAGGTCGAGCCGAATCCGGAGCGCGTGAACCCGAGCGGCGGCGCGATCGCGCTCGGCCATCCCACCGGCAGCACCGGCGCGCGGCTGATCACCACCGCCTTGCACGAACTGGAACGCACTAATCGACGCTACGCGCTGATCGCGATGTGCTGCGGCGGCGGTTTGGGAACGGGTACGATCATCGAGCGAATGTAG
- a CDS encoding SDR family oxidoreductase: MAMFDDFRDKVVLVTGASSGIGRETALAFGAGGAHVALVARRREALEEVQRAIVARGGKALVAPADVTKPSAVRACIKTVLGRFKRIDVVVNNAGVLIASPVVDLKAADLAAMLKVNLFGALAVMQEAVKVMQRQGDGCIVNVASLAGRRGVTPLGGYCASKFALVGLTEALRTELRGSNVHVALVMPGVIDTPMAHGFAEDAQLSNMWPTALNMPPAWVVWAIFAAARFRLVEVSVPPGAATLEKLAALMPGVADSVIHWGTQATQWVSSLLQSERKE, translated from the coding sequence ATGGCGATGTTCGACGACTTCCGCGACAAGGTAGTGCTGGTGACGGGTGCGTCGAGTGGGATCGGGCGCGAGACCGCGTTGGCGTTTGGCGCCGGCGGTGCGCACGTGGCGCTGGTGGCGCGGCGGCGCGAGGCGCTCGAGGAAGTCCAGCGCGCGATCGTTGCTAGAGGCGGCAAGGCGCTCGTAGCGCCGGCCGACGTTACCAAGCCCAGCGCTGTGCGTGCGTGCATCAAGACCGTACTGGGGCGCTTCAAGCGCATCGATGTCGTCGTCAACAACGCGGGAGTGTTGATCGCGTCGCCGGTGGTGGATTTGAAAGCGGCGGATCTCGCCGCGATGCTGAAGGTAAATCTCTTCGGCGCACTCGCCGTGATGCAGGAGGCGGTGAAGGTGATGCAGCGCCAAGGCGACGGTTGCATCGTCAATGTCGCTTCGCTCGCCGGCCGCCGCGGCGTGACACCGCTGGGCGGCTACTGCGCGAGCAAGTTCGCGCTGGTCGGGCTCACCGAGGCGTTACGGACCGAACTGCGCGGCAGCAACGTGCATGTCGCTCTCGTGATGCCCGGAGTCATCGACACGCCGATGGCGCACGGTTTCGCTGAGGACGCGCAACTCAGTAACATGTGGCCGACTGCCCTCAACATGCCGCCGGCATGGGTGGTGTGGGCGATTTTTGCCGCCGCGCGCTTCCGCTTGGTGGAAGTTTCCGTGCCGCCGGGCGCGGCGACGTTGGAGAAACTGGCCGCATTGATGCCCGGCGTTGCCGACTCGGTAATCCACTGGGGCACGCAGGCGACGCAGTGGGTCAGCAGTCTGTTGCAGAGCGAGCGAAAGGAATGA
- a CDS encoding AarF/ABC1/UbiB kinase family protein produces the protein MAALKERKTSNTLTRGRAKRVLKVGEMATSVGSSYMLEALKWPFRSADKRQQGMLDTHIKSAVKVVEGSKELKGAFMKLVQMLSMRDDILPPQALEVLSVVQSRVPPMDYALIREQVKRELGRPPEKVFAHFEEQAFAAASLGQVHAARLPNGEDVVVKVQYPGVEATVNEDLQNIKALLKTFALLGRDVMRQKIDPSEVYQELEERLHEELDYINEAKNIALFQRMFRDDDEIIIPQVYPDFSSRRVLTMSRIEGYPFADILGPGVEQSLKDWVALKYFRTMWRQVFEFGMLHTDPHPGNYLVTFHPKLAILDFGSIRIFPEPIRKGYHDLARAILARDEAAMANCFVRLGFLDKGDDPKPMVRIMYIVFEPVMIDRPYDPRTFNSVEKGMEIASIGFEARIFKAPGHRVFLDRALMGLDAYLKQFGTVTNWHREFKGCVDRVKE, from the coding sequence ATGGCAGCACTCAAAGAGCGCAAGACCAGCAACACCCTCACGCGCGGGCGCGCCAAGCGTGTGCTCAAGGTCGGCGAAATGGCGACCTCGGTTGGCTCGTCATACATGCTCGAAGCGCTCAAGTGGCCGTTCCGTTCGGCCGACAAGCGGCAGCAAGGCATGCTCGATACGCACATCAAAAGCGCGGTCAAGGTCGTCGAGGGTTCCAAGGAACTCAAGGGCGCGTTCATGAAGCTGGTGCAGATGTTGTCGATGCGCGACGACATCCTGCCGCCGCAAGCGCTCGAAGTGTTGTCGGTGGTGCAGTCGCGCGTGCCGCCGATGGACTACGCGCTGATTCGCGAGCAGGTGAAGCGCGAACTGGGAAGGCCGCCGGAGAAAGTGTTCGCGCACTTCGAGGAGCAGGCGTTCGCCGCCGCGTCGCTGGGGCAGGTGCACGCCGCGCGCTTGCCCAACGGCGAAGATGTCGTGGTCAAGGTGCAGTACCCCGGCGTCGAGGCGACCGTGAACGAGGATCTGCAGAACATCAAGGCGCTGCTCAAGACCTTCGCGCTGCTCGGCCGCGATGTCATGCGCCAGAAGATCGATCCCTCTGAAGTCTACCAGGAACTCGAAGAGCGGCTGCACGAGGAACTCGACTACATCAACGAAGCGAAGAACATCGCGCTGTTCCAGCGGATGTTCCGCGACGACGATGAGATCATCATCCCGCAGGTCTATCCCGACTTCTCGTCGCGACGCGTGCTGACGATGAGCCGCATCGAAGGCTACCCATTTGCCGACATCCTCGGTCCCGGCGTCGAACAATCGCTCAAGGATTGGGTGGCGCTGAAATACTTCCGCACCATGTGGCGGCAGGTGTTCGAGTTCGGCATGCTGCACACCGATCCGCACCCGGGCAACTACCTCGTCACCTTCCATCCGAAGCTGGCAATCCTCGACTTCGGCTCGATCCGCATCTTTCCTGAACCGATCCGCAAGGGTTATCACGACCTGGCGCGCGCGATTCTCGCCCGCGACGAAGCCGCCATGGCGAACTGCTTCGTGCGCCTCGGCTTCCTCGATAAGGGCGACGACCCCAAGCCGATGGTGCGCATCATGTACATCGTCTTCGAGCCGGTGATGATCGATCGCCCGTACGATCCGCGGACCTTCAACTCCGTCGAGAAGGGCATGGAGATCGCCAGCATCGGTTTCGAAGCGCGCATCTTCAAAGCCCCGGGCCATCGCGTCTTCCTTGATCGCGCCTTGATGGGCCTCGACGCCTACTTGAAACAGTTCGGCACTGTCACCAACTGGCACCGCGAGTTCAAGGGGTGTGTCGACCGCGTCAAAGAGTAG